Proteins encoded together in one Chryseobacterium sp. G0201 window:
- the ribH gene encoding 6,7-dimethyl-8-ribityllumazine synthase yields the protein MATVNLSDYKPLHITNAEDFSIGIVFSEWNDFVTYNLRDAALEILEKEGVKAENIKLFSVPGAFELNYASMQLCKERKYDAVIAIGCVIRGETPHFDFVCSAVAQGIKDCNILTDTPTIFCVLTDDTKEQSIARSGGDLGNKGVEAAVTALRMIDFKKNLSEKTGNIGFGHS from the coding sequence ATGGCAACAGTTAATCTATCCGATTACAAGCCACTTCATATAACTAATGCCGAAGATTTTTCTATCGGCATTGTTTTTTCTGAGTGGAATGATTTTGTAACATACAATCTTCGTGATGCAGCTTTGGAAATCCTTGAAAAAGAAGGCGTAAAAGCTGAAAATATTAAACTTTTCTCGGTTCCGGGAGCATTTGAGCTTAACTATGCAAGCATGCAGCTTTGCAAGGAAAGAAAATACGACGCGGTAATTGCCATAGGTTGCGTGATCCGTGGAGAAACTCCTCACTTCGATTTTGTTTGCTCGGCAGTAGCTCAGGGAATCAAAGACTGTAATATCTTAACCGATACTCCGACTATTTTCTGCGTATTAACAGACGATACCAAAGAACAGTCTATCGCAAGAAGCGGTGGCGATCTTGGAAATAAAGGAGTTGAAGCAGCTGTTACAGCGTTAAGAATGATAGATTTTAAAAAGAATTTATCTGAAAAAACTGGAAATATTGGTTTCGGACACTCATAA
- a CDS encoding tetratricopeptide repeat protein encodes MAKLTKNAQNEQEGKETVEFFKDLDREALNTERFLEKYSKPLGIVFGALVLGVLGFFAYQQFIVAPKNVEAMKTFLSAQKNLMEGKDKEALGGKSAANPGFVGTYNDYSSTNVGKLAGYNAGLLKFKEGKFQEAYDLLDQFSSDNKTLMAMKYGAMADAKSGLNKNDEALSLLDKASSASDDPYTTYYFTRKAGILALGLKKNADAKKYFSAIDEKYQDYDNGMSDSYIEMTKYY; translated from the coding sequence ATGGCAAAACTTACAAAGAATGCTCAAAACGAGCAAGAAGGTAAAGAAACAGTAGAGTTTTTTAAAGACCTTGACAGAGAGGCTTTAAACACTGAAAGGTTTCTTGAAAAATATTCAAAGCCTCTAGGTATTGTTTTTGGCGCACTTGTTTTAGGTGTTCTAGGGTTTTTCGCTTATCAGCAATTTATTGTAGCTCCTAAAAATGTTGAAGCTATGAAAACTTTCCTTTCTGCTCAGAAAAATCTTATGGAAGGTAAAGATAAAGAAGCTTTGGGAGGGAAATCTGCTGCAAACCCAGGTTTTGTAGGTACTTATAACGATTATTCTTCTACAAATGTTGGTAAACTTGCAGGATACAACGCTGGTTTATTAAAATTCAAAGAAGGAAAATTCCAGGAAGCTTATGATCTTTTAGATCAATTTTCATCTGATAACAAAACATTGATGGCAATGAAATATGGCGCAATGGCAGATGCAAAATCAGGTCTTAACAAAAATGACGAAGCTTTATCATTATTAGACAAAGCATCTTCTGCATCTGATGATCCTTATACTACTTACTATTTCACAAGAAAAGCAGGTATTTTAGCATTAGGATTAAAGAAAAATGCAGATGCTAAAAAATATTTCTCTGCAATTGACGAAAAATATCAGGACTACGACAACGGAATGTCTGATTCTTATATTGAAATGACTAAATATTACTAA